The following DNA comes from Gemmatimonadota bacterium.
TGGAAGAGGCCCGTGGTGGCCGGTGAGCGCGGCAGGAGCGCGCGTTCGATCACGAGCAGCGGCGTGCCGAAGCCCAGCGTGACGCGCACGGCGGAGGAGTCCAGCACGTCGAGGCCGAGCAGCTCGCGATAGTACGTCGACAGCGTCGGGACGTCCTCGGCGGCCAGCGTCACGTCGGCGATGCGCAGGTCGGGAAGATCGGATGGACCGTGGACCATGCGCGGCTAGACGTACTCTTCGACGACGTGGCCGTCGTGCTCGAGGCCCTGCACGATCTCCGCGACGTGATCGCGACCCCGGGTCTCGAGATGCATCACGATCTCCACGTCACCCACGGAGATGTCGGCAAAGGCGCGTCGGTGTCCGATCTCCACGACGTTCGCGCCGAGCTCCGCGACCCTCCGGGTCAGCCGCGCCAGCGAGCCGGGTCGGTCGCGCACCTTGACCATGAGTCGCGCAAGACGGCCGTCCCCCACGAGCCCGCGCTCGATGATGCGCGAAAGCTTGCTCACGTCGATGTTGCCGCCACACAGGACGGGCACCACCACGTCGTCGGCCTCCACCGGGATGCGCCCGGCCAGCAGCGCTGCCATCGGCGCGGCCCCCGCGCCCTCCACCAGCGTCTTTTCGCGCTCGAGCAACACCATGATGGCCGAGGCGATCTCCTCCTCCCCCACCGTGACGATGTCGTCCACGAAGCGTTCGATGATGGGGAAGGTCAGATCCCCGACCCGCTTGACCGCGATCCCGTCCGCGAGCGTCTCGGACGTTTCGATGTCGACGATGCGCCCCTCTTCACGGGAGCGTAGGGCCGTGGGTGCCGCGTCCGCCTCCACACCCACGATGCGCACGTCGGGCTTGAGGGCCTTCAGCGCCAGGGCCGTCCCCGAGATCACGCCGCCTCCACCGATCGGGACGACGACCATGGTCACGTCGGGAACCTGGTCCGCGATCTCCAGCCCGATGGTGCCCTGACCGGCGATCACGTGTGGATCGTCGTAGGCATGGACCATGACCATGCCCTCCGCTTCCTGCAGGCGCTTGGCCTCGGCGATCGCGTCCGAGAAGCGCGCACCCTTGAGCACCACCCGCGCCCCGAAATTGCGCGTACGGGTCACCTTGATGAACGGCGCCGTCTCCGGCATGACCACCGTGGAGGGGATCCCGAGCCGGGTGGCGTGCAGCGCCACCGCCTGCGCGTGGTTGCCGGCGGAGGCCGCCACCACGCCCCGCTGGCGCTCCTCGGCGGTGAGCAGGGAGAGCCGGTTGAGGGCGCCCCGCTCCTTGAACGCCCCCATCCGGTGCATGTTCTCGAACTTGAACCAGAGCTGACAGGGCAGCTCGTCCACGAACGCCAGCGAGCGGGCGCATGGCGTCCGGACGATCCTGCCTTCCAGGCGCTCCGCGGCGGCGCGGATGTCGCTCAGGGTGGGCGTGGCTTCGGGCAGCGACGGCAACGCGGACATGGAGGATCAGCGCAGCCGATAGCGTCCGACCCGCAGGGGCGGATCGACCCGCCAGGCGAAGCGCAGGCGGTTCTCGCCGTCGACCAGGACGTTCTGCTTGTCGTCGCGGGTCTTGGGATAGTCCTGACCCTGTTCGCTCTCGATGACCAGCACGTGTCCCGCCGGCAGCGCCGCGTTCAACGCCTGGAGTTGACGCTCCAGGTCCGCGAGGACGGCACGCTCGACCTCGTCCTGGACGTCCCCTTCGGCGCGCGCCTCGAGCTCGAAGCGTTCGTCCAGCACATACCGATCCTCGAACTCCTCGGCGGCGATGGACGTCTCATGGTTGCGGCGGAAGCCGATCTCGGTCATGGCCCGCGCGTCGAAGTTCACGTCGACGCTCTGGAGATTCACGCCGTATCTACGGAGGATCATGCGCTCCTGCGCGGTTGGGGTCCGGTGCGGATCTCGGTCACTCGAACTTCAGGAGCTTGGCCAGCTCCTCCGGGCTCAGCGCCTCGGCGGCCTTGGAACCGGAGCGTCCGCCGCGCGTGCGTCGCGGGCCGGTGGGGACTCCACCGACCTCACCGCCGTAGTCGAACTCCGGCAGGCTGACGCGCTCGATGGGCCGGGAGAGCCGGTACTCGATGGACTTCAGGTGGCCCAGGTCCGTGGCCGTCACGAACGTGATGGCGGTCCCGACGGCACCGGCTCGTCCGGTGCGTCCGATCCGGTGCACGTAGTCCTCCGGATCGAGCGGGATGTCGTAGTTGACCACGTGGGAGATCCCTTCGACATCCAGTCCCCGCTGCGCGATGTCCGTGGCCACCAGCACGCGCACCTCTCCCTCCGCGAAGCGATCGAGGGCCCGGGTCCGCATCTTCATGCGCAGATCGGAGTGCATCACGTCCGTCTTCACACCCTCGCGCTCGAGATACACCTTGAGCGCATCGGCACCCACCTTGGTCCGGGTGAAGACCAGGACCTGCTCCCAACCCGGCTCTTTCAGCAGCTTGAACAGGAGCTCCGGCTTCTTGGCGGGTTTGACGAGGTAGCACAGCTCCTCGATGCCCTCGGCGGTCGTACCGGCGGGAGTCACCTCGAC
Coding sequences within:
- the ilvA gene encoding threonine ammonia-lyase, translated to MSALPSLPEATPTLSDIRAAAERLEGRIVRTPCARSLAFVDELPCQLWFKFENMHRMGAFKERGALNRLSLLTAEERQRGVVAASAGNHAQAVALHATRLGIPSTVVMPETAPFIKVTRTRNFGARVVLKGARFSDAIAEAKRLQEAEGMVMVHAYDDPHVIAGQGTIGLEIADQVPDVTMVVVPIGGGGVISGTALALKALKPDVRIVGVEADAAPTALRSREEGRIVDIETSETLADGIAVKRVGDLTFPIIERFVDDIVTVGEEEIASAIMVLLEREKTLVEGAGAAPMAALLAGRIPVEADDVVVPVLCGGNIDVSKLSRIIERGLVGDGRLARLMVKVRDRPGSLARLTRRVAELGANVVEIGHRRAFADISVGDVEIVMHLETRGRDHVAEIVQGLEHDGHVVEEYV
- a CDS encoding DEAD/DEAH box helicase translates to MSDFESLGLSAASLAAVEALGWKTPSPIQQKAIPIAIEGRDIVGIAQTGTGKTGAFMLPTLERLEPNGTVQALVLCPTRELAQQVEEDTTSFARGSRIRAAVIVGGMPFGPQLDALRSGVDVIVATPGRLIDHLERKNVDLSNVGVLILDEADRMLDMGFRPQIDEVLKRVPRKRQTLLFSATMPNGVHALALRIMNEPTWVEVTPAGTTAEGIEELCYLVKPAKKPELLFKLLKEPGWEQVLVFTRTKVGADALKVYLEREGVKTDVMHSDLRMKMRTRALDRFAEGEVRVLVATDIAQRGLDVEGISHVVNYDIPLDPEDYVHRIGRTGRAGAVGTAITFVTATDLGHLKSIEYRLSRPIERVSLPEFDYGGEVGGVPTGPRRTRGGRSGSKAAEALSPEELAKLLKFE